A genomic stretch from Arachis stenosperma cultivar V10309 chromosome 3, arast.V10309.gnm1.PFL2, whole genome shotgun sequence includes:
- the LOC130968987 gene encoding RING-H2 finger protein ATL57: MVMMEFQNRRVLLLLNKDVPISSPPPPPPSASSTPAMAMYGSSSLQVSARPMFSSNVAYAFIILLTTLFFLAFILLFLRQFSSSGSRSRCSEETTEKWALPTVAYSRGKRKVKEQEEECVICLEELREGETVKMIPHCKHVFHPNCIDTWLLTHVTCPVCRCPKVCEEEENDEGETRIRREVVEIQLQESQTDERAVSSDERREVTGLRRSLSF; this comes from the coding sequence ATGGTGATGATGGAATTCCAGAACCGCAGAGTGCTACTACTCCTCAACAAGGATGTTCCAATATCTTCACCGCCGCCGCCTCCGCCGTCAGCGTCGTCAACTCCGGCGATGGCCATGTATGGATCATCGTCATTGCAAGTATCAGCTCGTCCGATGTTCAGTTCAAACGTAGCCTACGCCTTCATCATCCTCCTCACCACGCTGTTCTTCCTGGCCTtcatcctcctcttcctccGCCAATTCTCGTCGTCCGGCAGCAGAAGCCGTTGCTCGGAGGAAACGACGGAGAAGTGGGCGCTGCCGACAGTTGCGTACAGTAGGGGGAAGAGGAAGGTGAAAGAGCAGGAAGAGGAGTGCGTGATATGTTTGGAAGAGCTTCGCGAGGGTGAAACGGTAAAAATGATACCTCACTGCAAACACGTGTTCCATCCTAACTGCATTGACACGTGGCTCCTCACTCACGTGACATGCCCCGTGTGCAGATGCCCCAAGGtttgtgaagaagaagagaatgatgAGGGAGAAACAAGAATAAGAAGAGAGGTAGTTGAAATTCAGTTACAAGAGTCTCAAACTGATGAAAGAGCGGTGAGTAGTGATGAGAGAAGAGAAGTAACTGGGTTGAGGAGATCACTTAGCTTCTGA